GGCCTCGCCGGAATTCATATCTGCGCCAACGGCGACTGGAGTCCTGCCCTTTCTTCGGCCGCCGACATCATCAGCTTCGACGCTTATTTTTATTTTGACAACTTCACCCTCTATAGGGAACAGCTCACCCGCTACATTAAGCGAGGCGGCATCCTGGCCTGGGGCATCGTACCCACCGGAGACCCCGGGGTTCTCCAGGTGGTTGACGCTGAAAGCCTGTTTAAAAAATGGCAGGTGCAACTCGAGTTTCTATCCTCTTTCGGTTTTTCCCAAAAGGAGCTTATGGAACAGACCTTCATCGCTCCATCCTGCGGAACCGGTTCACTGCCGATAGAGTTGGCCGTAAAGGTCCTGCAGCTTACCGCCGAGGTTTCCGAAAGAGCACGAGTATTTCTGGACAGCGCTTGATCCTCGGTGCATACTCTGGGCACCAAACGATTCGATTTCGCAAATCTCTATTCTTTTTCACCTCTTTAATGATACTCTCGATTATTTCCCTGTCCCCGCCACTATTTTCATAAATCGTCTGAAGTTGATATCACCCTGATTTTGATTAACTTCCTCGCACAACGGGTATTTTCGAATGATAATAATGTATTTTTCTCTTGAAAATTACACATAGTTGGATTAAGACAATACCAATGACAGTAACAATGTTCTTTTGATTCGAACGATTTAAACGTTTATATAAAGATTTATCTAAACATAACAGACTGATAACAAAAATAACATCACCGAATATCATAACAACAAAAAGAAAATTACTGTCGCTTTCACAACTTAGTCCATCTTCGAATTTGAATGCTATTATAGATATATAAATGCATACCGCAACTTTCACCTTAACCCTTATTTCGGATGTCAGTAACGATGTTAAACACCCTTAAACCTGATATCCACAAGCGACTCGAGGCTGCCGTACTGGAGGTTTTCTCCCGGTCCGACTTCCATAAGGCCAGCATCAGAGATGTCGCCGAAAGGGCGGGAGTCAGCTTCACCACCATCTACAAACATTACGGCAGCAAGGAGAGGCTGGTCTTCGCCTTCGTCGATGTATGGATGGGCAAGCTTACCGACCGCATCGTCGATCACGTACAAGGAGTTGAGAATCTTCAGGAAAAGCTGCGCAAAGTTTTCTGGCTCCAGATTGAGTATTACGAAAAACATGAAGGATTGGGCCGCATTGTCTTCATGACGCTTCCCATGAAGACCTGGATGGCCGACGAAACTTTCGAACAGCGAAGGATGATGAACCTGGTCGTCAAGGTACTGAGCCAGGGACAGCAAGAGGGAATTCTCAACGACCGGGTGGATGCCTCTGTGCTCCTCGACTTCCTGATGGGATTCGTGCAGCGCAGTTTCTTTATGTGGATACAGAGAGGCAAGCAGGACAGCCTGGTTGAACACGCCAATATCATGTTCGGTATGGTTTGGCGGGGGATATTGCACCCCCGTCTGCTTGATCGGGAAGAACATTCTCAGCTTTTGTTCAAACAATTTTGATGGCCTCGAAAACTGCCCGGTCTTTCCGCGTTGCGGACTTTTTATCTGCCAACCTGGAGTTTTGTGGCACATTTTTATAAGATTATCATTGCAAATATACATGGCACTTTCAGATAGAGTCGTACCCTGAAGGAGGAGATTAGACGAAAAACAAAGAGTAGTTCCGTAAACCATTTGAGCACAAGGAACTCAGGGGACCCAACAAAAACAAAACGAGGGCTATTATGTCGAATTACGATGCTGTATTTTCTCAAAGTATCAACGAACCTGAGAAGTTTTGGGGCGAGGCCGCCAGAGGAATAGACTGGTATAAGGAATGCGAAAAAGTCCTTGATTCCTCCAACCCCCCATTTTACCGCTGGTTCAAAGGCGGCAAGATGAATACATGCTATAACGCGGTCGATCGACATGTGGAAAGAGGTCGTGCCGATCAGACAGCAATCATATACGACAGTCCCGTAACCAACACAATCACCAAAATAACCTACCGGGAACTGCAGGAAAAAATCTCCCATTTTGCCGGAGGCCTGCTAAGCCTTGGAGTCACAAAAGGCGATACCGTGGTCATATATATGCCCATGATCCCGGAGGCAGCGATTGCCATGCTGGCGTGTGCCCGGATCGGCGCCATCCATTCCGTAGTTTTCGGCGGCTTTGCCCCGCATGAGCTTGCCATCCGTATAGATCACGCCCAACCCAAAGTATTGATTACCGCCTCCGGTGCCGTCGAAGGCGTCAAAAAACTCGCCTACAAACCCATGGTCGACAGCGCTCTGAAACAATCTGTCCACGAGGTGGAAAAGGTTATTCTTTTCCAGCGCGATTTCCTCAAGGCGGATATGACCGCAGACAGGGATATCGACTGGAACGAGTTGGCGCAGAAGAGCCGGCCCGCAGAGTGCGTTGAACTCGATGCAACCGATCCACTTTATATCCTCTACACCTCAGGCACAACGGGAATGCCCAAGGGAGTTCTCAGAGACAACGGCGGTCATGCCGTGGCCCTGGCCTGGAGCATGAAGGCTATCTATGACATCGATCCGGGCGACGTCTGGTGGTCGGCCTCCGACGTCGGCTGGGTGGTGGGACATTCTTATATCGTCTACGCGCCCTTGCTGATCGGCGCTACATCGGTCTTTTATGAAGGCAAACCCATCGGCACCCCCGATGCAGGTGCTTTCTGGCGGGTCATCGCCGAGCATAAAGTTAAAACGCTCTTTACCGCCCCCACGGCCTTTCGCGCCATTAAAAAGGAAGATCCTAACGGGACTTTCCTGAAAAAATATGATATCTCTCATTTCGAATGCCTCTATCTCGCCGGTGAACGGCTCGATCCCGACACCTATCACTGGGCGGCGAATATGCTTGGCGTCCCCGTAATCGATCACTGGTGGCAGACCGAAACCGCCTGGGCTATTGCCGCCAATTGCCGTGGCATTGAAGAGTTCCCGGTCAAACCAGGCTCACCGACCAAACCCGTCCCGGGATATGACATTCGCATCCTCGACAGTGAATGTCATGAAGTTGAAAGGGGCAAGGAAGGCAACATTGTGGTCAAACTTCCGCTGCCTCCGGGAACATTGGTCAATTTGTGGCGCAACGAT
This window of the Desulfopila inferna genome carries:
- a CDS encoding TetR/AcrR family transcriptional regulator; protein product: MLNTLKPDIHKRLEAAVLEVFSRSDFHKASIRDVAERAGVSFTTIYKHYGSKERLVFAFVDVWMGKLTDRIVDHVQGVENLQEKLRKVFWLQIEYYEKHEGLGRIVFMTLPMKTWMADETFEQRRMMNLVVKVLSQGQQEGILNDRVDASVLLDFLMGFVQRSFFMWIQRGKQDSLVEHANIMFGMVWRGILHPRLLDREEHSQLLFKQF